In Treponema denticola, one genomic interval encodes:
- a CDS encoding ATP-binding protein, translated as MDFSRKLPIGVQSFEVMRNDKFMYVDKTEYVFRLAHSNRIYFLNRPRRFGKSLFLSTLKNYFLGKKELFKGLYIESAEEKRAISEGSEPWIEYPVLYLDFNTGNYRNEEELYIGINLNLCRWEDIYGRLEAEQSLATRFEGIIRRAYQKTGRQVVLLVDEYDKPLLQTIGQDQVLSDKYRNMLKAFYSVLKTCDQYIRFAFLTGVTKFSKVSIFSDLNNLQDLSLLKEYDTICGISQKELETYFAPEIKILSETENLKYEECLSLLKKRYDGYCFSANGNTVYNPFSILSVFSAKELKNFWFTTGTPTFLVDYLKDAYYNIPDLDGNIEMTETGLDAYRVETGAPIPILFQTGYLTIKEYIRSGGIYRLGFPNDEVRYAFLENLIPAYTSLGLDEAGVSVWRFAEDICKGNVESFMERLRAILAGVPYDNLSADKTSLREQNYQTAVYLIFKLMGQFVLTEIHCSRGRADCIVETKDTVYIFEFKSSAAGKANDALTQIREKGYAEPYAASGKKIKLIGCEFNESMRTIGNWLMEEF; from the coding sequence ATGGATTTTTCAAGAAAGCTGCCTATAGGCGTTCAAAGTTTTGAGGTTATGCGGAATGATAAGTTCATGTACGTAGATAAGACGGAATATGTATTCCGCCTTGCTCATTCAAACCGCATTTACTTTTTAAACCGTCCGCGCCGCTTCGGAAAAAGCCTTTTTCTTTCTACGCTAAAAAATTATTTTTTAGGAAAAAAAGAGCTTTTTAAGGGGCTTTATATCGAGTCAGCCGAAGAAAAAAGAGCAATTTCTGAAGGCTCTGAACCATGGATTGAATATCCTGTTCTTTATTTGGATTTTAATACGGGAAACTACAGGAATGAAGAAGAATTATATATCGGTATAAATCTGAATTTGTGCCGATGGGAAGATATTTATGGACGATTGGAGGCTGAACAGAGTCTTGCAACTCGTTTTGAAGGGATAATACGCCGTGCATATCAAAAGACCGGAAGACAGGTTGTACTCCTTGTTGATGAATATGACAAACCTCTTTTACAGACTATAGGACAGGATCAGGTTCTTAGTGATAAATATCGAAACATGCTTAAAGCCTTTTACTCCGTATTAAAAACCTGTGACCAATATATAAGATTTGCCTTTTTAACGGGCGTTACAAAATTCAGTAAGGTAAGTATTTTCAGCGACTTAAACAATCTACAGGATTTAAGCCTATTAAAAGAATACGATACGATATGCGGTATAAGCCAGAAGGAGTTGGAAACTTATTTTGCACCCGAAATAAAAATTTTAAGCGAAACTGAAAATCTGAAATATGAAGAGTGTTTATCGCTTTTAAAAAAACGTTATGACGGATATTGTTTTAGTGCTAACGGCAATACGGTTTACAATCCCTTTAGTATTTTGAGTGTTTTTTCTGCAAAGGAGCTTAAAAACTTTTGGTTTACTACGGGAACTCCCACATTTTTGGTAGATTATTTAAAAGATGCCTATTATAATATTCCCGATTTAGACGGAAATATTGAAATGACAGAAACAGGTCTTGATGCCTACAGGGTAGAAACAGGTGCCCCCATACCGATTCTTTTTCAGACCGGATATTTGACTATTAAGGAATATATCCGCAGCGGCGGGATTTACCGATTGGGCTTTCCAAATGATGAAGTGCGTTACGCTTTTTTGGAGAATCTTATTCCCGCTTATACTTCTTTAGGCCTTGATGAAGCCGGTGTCTCCGTTTGGCGTTTTGCTGAAGATATATGCAAGGGCAATGTTGAAAGTTTTATGGAAAGACTGCGTGCTATATTGGCAGGAGTTCCTTATGATAACTTGTCTGCCGATAAAACTTCTTTACGTGAACAAAACTATCAGACAGCCGTCTACCTTATATTCAAGCTGATGGGACAATTTGTATTGACCGAAATTCATTGCTCAAGGGGAAGGGCCGATTGCATTGTAGAAACAAAGGATACGGTTTATATCTTTGAGTTTAAGTCGAGTGCTGCCGGAAAGGCTAATGATGCCCTTACTCAAATACGGGAAAAAGGCTATGCAGAGCCTTATGCAGCAAGCGGTAAAAAAATAAAACTTATCGGCTGTGAATTTAATGAGTCTATGCGGACTATCGGTAATTGGCTGATGGAAGAATTTTAA
- the purN gene encoding phosphoribosylglycinamide formyltransferase, which produces MKKKLAVLVSGNGSNLQAVIDGIKNGSIDYKIEAVVSNKKEAFALSRAEREGIKTIYLPFKKGSSRNEYDALLAEKVKEFKPDYVLLLGWMRILTDSFISSFKDRLINLHPALPGTFPGTEAIERQYEAFMKGEISRCGIMTHFVPDEGVDSGPIIFTEEVPVFKGDRLEDFEKRVHEAEHALVIKTLKFLSKV; this is translated from the coding sequence ATGAAAAAAAAACTTGCGGTGCTTGTTTCGGGAAACGGGTCTAATCTTCAAGCCGTAATTGACGGAATAAAAAACGGCTCCATTGATTATAAGATTGAGGCTGTGGTTTCAAACAAAAAAGAAGCCTTTGCTCTCAGCCGTGCCGAAAGGGAGGGAATAAAGACTATTTATCTTCCTTTTAAAAAAGGCTCATCTCGAAATGAATATGATGCTCTCCTTGCCGAAAAGGTTAAGGAGTTTAAGCCCGATTATGTTTTATTATTAGGCTGGATGAGAATTTTAACTGACAGCTTTATATCTTCGTTTAAGGATAGGCTTATAAATCTTCATCCTGCCCTGCCCGGAACATTTCCTGGGACAGAGGCTATCGAAAGGCAGTACGAGGCCTTTATGAAGGGGGAAATCTCACGCTGCGGGATTATGACCCACTTTGTCCCGGATGAAGGAGTAGATTCGGGGCCTATAATTTTTACTGAGGAAGTTCCGGTTTTTAAGGGAGACAGGCTTGAAGATTTTGAAAAAAGAGTGCATGAGGCGGAACATGCCCTTGTAATAAAAACGCTAAAATTTTTATCAAAGGTTTGA
- the purH gene encoding bifunctional phosphoribosylaminoimidazolecarboxamide formyltransferase/IMP cyclohydrolase, which produces MGLVLASVSDKTGLKDFASRLKAAGYDFIASGGTAKALQEAGIKVKEVSEYTSSPEILGGRVKTLHPMIHGGILARDTEEDRAELKSLGFSGIDIVIANLYPFEKTINSPDSTESDCIENIDIGGVALLRAAAKNYSRVTIICDPADYDEVSSEIEKTGEIPLSLRKRLAIKAFDLCTRYDAAITSWLSGLSRLSEGMEEKTSLTLCAYPGQDLRYGENPHQKAWLYTNEPKAGPLGGKVLQGKALSYNNILDADAAWRAVSMFTKPAAVVVKHLTPCGLAEINEELTKSSSSASPDSEVSLALRAAIDCDPVSAFGSIIALNRPFDKASVEALGTLFVECIIAPLFTEEAKELLSGRKNLRLIEAPILQEKEAYEYKSVLGGFLKQEKDLGDPEGTEYKDAAERKAEPLERSLLQFAMKACTMVKSNAILLAAPIDLSNPQKGFCSVGIGCGQPNRVDAARQAIERAGKRVKNSVLASDAFFPFPDTIEEAAKAGIKAVIQPGGSIRDDLSIEECNKHGMAMLITGVRHFKH; this is translated from the coding sequence ATGGGATTGGTATTGGCATCGGTTTCCGATAAGACTGGTTTAAAGGATTTTGCTTCCCGCTTAAAAGCGGCAGGTTATGATTTTATTGCTTCAGGAGGAACGGCTAAGGCCTTACAAGAGGCCGGTATTAAAGTAAAAGAAGTTTCGGAATACACATCTTCTCCTGAAATTTTAGGCGGGAGGGTTAAAACTCTTCACCCTATGATTCACGGCGGGATTTTAGCCCGCGATACCGAAGAGGATAGGGCAGAGCTAAAATCGCTCGGCTTTAGCGGCATAGACATTGTGATAGCCAACCTATACCCTTTTGAAAAAACTATTAATTCCCCCGATTCAACTGAAAGCGATTGTATCGAAAACATAGACATAGGCGGTGTAGCTCTTTTAAGGGCTGCCGCAAAAAACTATTCCCGTGTTACAATTATCTGCGACCCTGCCGACTATGACGAAGTTTCTTCCGAAATTGAAAAGACGGGAGAGATTCCTCTTTCCTTACGCAAAAGATTGGCAATAAAGGCCTTTGACCTTTGTACCCGCTACGATGCTGCAATAACTTCTTGGCTTAGCGGGCTAAGCCGGCTTAGCGAAGGTATGGAAGAAAAGACCTCTCTTACCCTCTGTGCTTATCCCGGGCAGGATTTGCGTTACGGGGAAAACCCTCATCAAAAGGCTTGGCTCTATACAAACGAGCCTAAGGCCGGCCCCTTGGGAGGAAAGGTCTTACAGGGAAAGGCTCTTTCCTATAACAATATCCTCGATGCCGACGCTGCATGGAGGGCTGTTTCTATGTTTACAAAACCTGCGGCCGTTGTGGTAAAACACCTTACTCCCTGCGGCCTTGCCGAAATAAATGAAGAACTGACAAAAAGCTCTTCCTCCGCTTCCCCTGATTCGGAAGTGTCTCTTGCTTTAAGGGCAGCCATCGACTGCGATCCAGTTTCGGCCTTTGGAAGTATAATCGCCTTAAACCGTCCCTTTGATAAGGCTTCGGTTGAAGCCCTTGGAACCTTATTTGTTGAGTGCATCATAGCTCCTCTTTTTACCGAAGAAGCAAAAGAACTTTTATCCGGCAGAAAAAACTTACGCTTAATCGAAGCTCCCATTCTTCAAGAAAAAGAAGCGTATGAATATAAGTCTGTCTTGGGCGGCTTTTTAAAGCAAGAAAAAGACTTGGGAGACCCTGAAGGTACTGAATATAAAGACGCAGCGGAAAGAAAGGCTGAGCCTTTAGAAAGGTCTCTTTTACAGTTTGCCATGAAGGCTTGTACTATGGTTAAGTCCAATGCCATTTTGCTCGCTGCCCCGATAGACCTGTCAAATCCCCAAAAAGGTTTTTGTTCCGTCGGCATAGGCTGCGGTCAACCCAACAGGGTAGATGCAGCCCGCCAAGCCATCGAAAGAGCCGGCAAAAGAGTTAAAAACTCTGTTCTAGCTTCCGATGCTTTTTTCCCCTTTCCCGACACGATCGAAGAAGCTGCCAAGGCCGGCATAAAAGCCGTAATCCAGCCCGGCGGCTCAATCCGCGATGACTTAAGCATCGAAGAATGTAACAAACACGGAATGGCCATGCTGATAACGGGCGTAAGGCATTTTAAGCATTAG
- a CDS encoding DNA-binding domain-containing protein produces MLKYALRENLLTPNENDYMAQVTDVRSFSLDEIIDLMMEKGSTLTKADTKAVLQVYGEVVKALIADGAAVNTPLMNTSLSISGVFDGAADSFDKKRHSVHLNLTAGSLLKEAMPKIKTEKTQSPDTNPYITEVTDIVSGKVNSRLTAGGIIELLGARLKFDAKDTEQGIFFVPESGEEVKARIIAENKPARLMAVIPETLTSGSVYVEVRTKIDMGGKKLKSMKKGRFSASLTCTV; encoded by the coding sequence ATGTTAAAATATGCGCTTCGTGAGAATCTTCTCACACCGAACGAAAACGACTATATGGCTCAAGTTACCGATGTGCGCTCGTTTTCGTTGGACGAAATCATTGACCTTATGATGGAAAAAGGTTCAACTCTTACCAAGGCGGACACAAAGGCGGTACTTCAAGTTTACGGAGAAGTAGTAAAAGCCTTAATCGCTGACGGAGCTGCCGTAAACACTCCTCTTATGAACACTTCGCTAAGTATTTCCGGAGTCTTTGACGGAGCAGCAGACAGTTTCGACAAAAAAAGACATTCCGTTCATCTCAACCTGACTGCGGGCAGCCTATTAAAAGAAGCTATGCCCAAAATCAAAACCGAAAAGACTCAAAGCCCCGACACAAACCCATACATCACCGAAGTTACCGACATTGTTTCGGGCAAGGTAAACAGCCGTCTTACCGCAGGCGGAATAATCGAGCTTTTAGGCGCGAGGCTTAAATTCGACGCAAAAGATACAGAGCAAGGAATTTTCTTTGTACCGGAATCGGGCGAAGAAGTAAAGGCCCGCATCATAGCCGAAAATAAGCCTGCCCGATTGATGGCGGTAATCCCCGAAACATTGACATCCGGCAGCGTTTATGTAGAAGTGAGGACAAAGATCGATATGGGAGGTAAAAAACTCAAATCGATGAAAAAAGGCAGGTTTTCCGCCTCTCTAACCTGCACGGTATAA
- the era gene encoding GTPase Era: MNSGVVTIIGRPSAGKSTFLNTASGEKVSIVSAIPQTTRNAIRGIVNTTKGQIVFIDTPGYHKSGKKLNLKLQEIAKTRLEEGDAVLYLIDLSREFGEEEKNICSLLIPLQNKTVIGLNKADLKSSKAELVKKELLSLLPDIPQKRIFEISALKDEGINEILSLLIELLPEGEALYPEDIYTDQDVVFRITEIIREQAILHTREEIPHALYAGVEDAEMRKNGKELWVRAFLYVEKESQKAMLIGKGAAVIKSIRIKSMAELRKIFPYKVQLDLQVRVNKNWRQKDRIIQKISY, translated from the coding sequence ATGAACAGCGGAGTTGTAACGATAATAGGCCGCCCTTCAGCCGGAAAGTCTACATTTTTAAATACGGCTTCAGGCGAAAAGGTTTCGATTGTCTCAGCAATTCCGCAAACCACCCGAAACGCAATCAGGGGTATCGTAAACACTACCAAGGGACAGATAGTTTTTATAGACACCCCCGGCTACCACAAATCCGGAAAAAAATTAAACCTAAAACTTCAAGAAATCGCGAAAACCCGCTTAGAAGAAGGGGATGCTGTTTTATATCTGATAGATCTTTCACGGGAATTCGGAGAAGAAGAAAAAAATATCTGCTCTCTTCTTATTCCCCTGCAAAATAAAACCGTAATAGGCCTAAACAAAGCCGACCTCAAATCTTCAAAAGCAGAACTTGTAAAAAAAGAGCTTTTAAGCCTCTTACCCGATATTCCGCAAAAAAGAATCTTTGAAATTTCCGCCCTAAAGGATGAGGGCATAAACGAAATTCTTTCCCTCCTAATAGAACTTCTTCCCGAAGGGGAAGCCCTATACCCAGAAGACATCTACACGGATCAGGATGTAGTCTTTAGGATTACAGAGATTATAAGGGAACAGGCCATTCTTCACACAAGGGAAGAAATCCCTCACGCCCTCTATGCAGGAGTAGAAGATGCCGAAATGCGTAAAAACGGCAAAGAGCTCTGGGTTCGAGCCTTCCTCTATGTCGAAAAAGAAAGCCAAAAGGCTATGCTCATAGGCAAGGGAGCCGCAGTAATTAAGAGCATAAGGATAAAATCCATGGCCGAACTGCGTAAAATTTTCCCCTACAAGGTTCAATTGGATCTTCAAGTCCGCGTAAATAAAAACTGGCGGCAAAAAGATAGGATTATACAAAAAATATCGTACTGA
- a CDS encoding RnfABCDGE type electron transport complex subunit B has protein sequence MNIILLTLAVSLVLSLLLGLLLGFFKKIFYVEPDKTAAAVREVLPGANCGACGYPGCDGFAAAVAAGDAPVNGCPVGAAPVAEAIGKIMGVDASASARVAVLTCQGSHDVCRDKCDYVGVKTCKAAKISINGTKECDWGCIGLGDCERACPFDAIHIKENGLPEVDYDKCTGCAVCVAQCPQHVLTTVPINQKGAIALCSCRNPRKPQIMKNCKRGCIKCMKCEKNCPTGAIKVIDGIPKVDYTLCDSCNKCVEGCPTKVLVLTENKVKFNSCTSCEGCQSA, from the coding sequence ATGAATATTATTTTATTGACCTTGGCTGTATCGCTGGTATTGTCTCTTTTGTTGGGCCTTTTGCTGGGCTTTTTTAAGAAAATCTTTTATGTAGAACCGGATAAGACGGCTGCAGCCGTAAGAGAGGTGCTTCCGGGGGCAAACTGCGGTGCCTGCGGTTATCCCGGCTGTGACGGATTTGCAGCAGCAGTTGCGGCAGGAGATGCACCCGTAAACGGATGCCCTGTAGGAGCAGCCCCTGTTGCCGAAGCCATAGGAAAAATAATGGGAGTTGATGCCTCGGCTTCCGCCAGAGTTGCGGTTTTAACCTGCCAAGGCTCTCACGATGTTTGCCGAGATAAGTGCGACTATGTAGGCGTAAAAACCTGTAAGGCTGCAAAAATTTCGATTAACGGAACAAAGGAATGCGATTGGGGTTGTATAGGCCTTGGAGACTGTGAGCGAGCATGCCCCTTTGATGCCATTCATATCAAAGAAAACGGACTTCCTGAAGTAGACTATGATAAGTGTACGGGCTGCGCTGTCTGTGTAGCCCAGTGTCCGCAGCATGTTCTAACGACAGTTCCTATCAATCAAAAAGGAGCTATAGCCCTCTGTTCATGCAGAAACCCGCGTAAGCCTCAAATTATGAAAAACTGTAAACGAGGCTGCATAAAGTGCATGAAGTGCGAAAAGAATTGTCCTACGGGAGCTATCAAGGTAATAGACGGAATACCCAAGGTAGATTATACTCTTTGCGATTCCTGCAATAAGTGTGTTGAAGGCTGCCCGACAAAGGTACTTGTGCTTACCGAAAACAAGGTAAAGTTTAACTCTTGCACATCTTGTGAAGGATGCCAAAGCGCATAA
- a CDS encoding ATP-binding protein, translating to MSTIREMPIGIQSFEKLITSGFFYVDKTEYVWNLVKNPAPYFLSRPRRFGKSLLLSTLKAYFLGQKELFKGLAIEKFEETEKGKREIWQEYPVLYLDFNIGIYDTKEGLLNRLGSFLCEYENIYGSTGLDLPDRFQNLIKAAYEKTGKQAVILIDEYDKPLLQTMWKDEALNETYRTILKGFFGVIKSADQYLRFTFLTGVTKFSKVSIFSDLNNLRDLSLLSDYSAVCGISQEELEADFKPEIAALAENNSLTYEEALAKLKQRYDGYLFARKGKAMYNPFSLLNVFASREFSSYWFATGTPTFLVEYLKKAYYNIPDLDGNVKMNESGLEAYRADAINPLPILFQSGYLTIKDYNDFSGLYRLGFPNDEVRYGFLDNLLPAYTSIRTDKTGLSIWEFYEQIEAGDVDGFMQKMKGIISGIPYDNLTEKDLALREQNYQTAVYLVFALMNQFVHTEVHCATGRADCTVEFQDKVYIFEFKLTSNETAENAVKQIKEKGYKDKYSGSGKKIIAIGSSFDEEKRTIKDWRVESW from the coding sequence ATGAGTACGATTAGAGAAATGCCCATCGGCATTCAAAGTTTTGAAAAACTTATAACGAGTGGTTTTTTTTATGTTGATAAGACCGAGTATGTATGGAATCTTGTTAAAAATCCGGCTCCATATTTTTTAAGCCGCCCGCGCCGCTTCGGGAAAAGCCTTTTGCTTTCCACTCTAAAAGCCTACTTCCTAGGGCAAAAAGAACTCTTCAAAGGTTTAGCGATTGAGAAATTTGAAGAAACCGAAAAAGGAAAACGCGAAATCTGGCAGGAGTATCCTGTACTCTATTTGGATTTTAATATAGGCATTTATGATACAAAGGAAGGTCTTTTAAATAGACTGGGCTCTTTTTTGTGCGAATATGAGAACATATACGGAAGTACAGGCCTTGACCTGCCCGATCGTTTTCAAAATTTAATAAAAGCCGCTTATGAAAAAACCGGCAAGCAGGCTGTTATTCTTATCGATGAATATGATAAACCCCTCCTTCAAACGATGTGGAAGGATGAAGCCTTAAACGAAACCTACCGCACAATCCTCAAAGGTTTTTTCGGCGTTATCAAAAGTGCAGACCAATACCTCCGCTTTACCTTTTTAACCGGAGTTACAAAATTCAGTAAGGTCAGCATCTTCAGCGATTTAAATAATTTACGCGATTTAAGCCTATTGTCGGATTACTCTGCTGTCTGCGGCATTTCTCAAGAAGAGCTTGAAGCCGATTTTAAACCTGAGATTGCAGCCCTCGCAGAAAATAATAGCTTGACTTATGAGGAAGCTCTTGCAAAATTAAAGCAAAGATATGACGGTTACCTTTTTGCAAGAAAGGGAAAGGCAATGTATAATCCGTTCAGCCTTTTAAATGTTTTTGCTTCCCGAGAATTTTCAAGCTATTGGTTTGCAACAGGTACGCCGACTTTCTTGGTAGAATACTTAAAGAAAGCTTATTATAATATTCCCGACCTTGACGGAAATGTAAAGATGAACGAGTCCGGTCTGGAAGCCTACCGAGCAGATGCAATAAATCCTTTGCCCATTCTTTTTCAATCGGGATATTTGACAATTAAAGATTATAACGATTTTTCGGGGCTTTACCGTTTGGGTTTTCCGAATGATGAGGTGAGGTACGGTTTTTTAGATAATTTGCTTCCGGCTTACACCTCGATAAGAACGGATAAAACGGGACTTTCGATTTGGGAATTCTATGAACAAATTGAAGCCGGAGATGTGGACGGCTTTATGCAAAAAATGAAGGGAATAATTTCAGGAATACCTTACGATAACTTAACCGAAAAAGATTTAGCTTTGCGTGAACAAAATTATCAGACAGCGGTTTATCTTGTGTTTGCCCTTATGAATCAGTTTGTTCATACGGAAGTTCATTGCGCAACAGGACGGGCTGACTGCACTGTTGAATTTCAAGATAAAGTTTATATCTTTGAATTTAAGCTTACCTCAAACGAAACGGCTGAAAATGCCGTAAAACAAATCAAAGAAAAAGGCTACAAAGACAAGTATTCCGGAAGCGGTAAAAAAATTATAGCAATCGGTTCTAGTTTTGATGAAGAAAAGCGTACGATTAAAGATTGGCGGGTTGAATCTTGGTAA
- a CDS encoding TIGR01440 family protein codes for MSGIDLEKIKEETIAALNELLEAASLKAGDILVLGCSTSEVSGGVIGKASNEEAGRTIVSALLSVLEPKGIFLAVQGCEHINRALVIEKESQEKYGFEEVSVVPALHAGGAASLAAYNLFKSPVMIEHVRAHAGIDIGDTEIGMHVKFVQVPVRLKTKYIGSARLTALKSRPKLIGGKRAVYEKC; via the coding sequence ATGAGCGGGATCGATTTAGAAAAAATAAAAGAAGAAACTATAGCCGCCTTAAATGAGCTTCTTGAAGCGGCTTCTTTAAAAGCCGGAGACATACTTGTTCTAGGCTGCAGCACCAGCGAGGTTTCGGGAGGAGTAATCGGTAAGGCCTCAAATGAAGAAGCCGGAAGAACAATAGTCTCCGCCCTGCTTTCAGTCCTTGAACCTAAGGGAATCTTTTTGGCGGTTCAAGGCTGCGAACACATAAACCGAGCCCTCGTTATCGAAAAGGAATCTCAAGAAAAATACGGCTTTGAAGAGGTGTCCGTAGTTCCCGCCCTCCACGCAGGAGGAGCCGCTTCCCTCGCCGCCTACAATCTTTTTAAGTCTCCGGTTATGATAGAACATGTAAGGGCCCATGCCGGCATAGACATAGGAGACACCGAAATCGGAATGCATGTAAAATTTGTGCAAGTACCCGTAAGGCTTAAAACCAAGTACATAGGCTCGGCGAGGCTCACAGCCCTCAAAAGCCGCCCCAAATTGATCGGCGGTAAAAGGGCCGTGTATGAAAAATGTTAG